The following are from one region of the Salvelinus fontinalis isolate EN_2023a chromosome 5, ASM2944872v1, whole genome shotgun sequence genome:
- the LOC129855306 gene encoding kininogen — MKLGVRLCVLVVFSLQLWAPGQGQELEPEQVLAFCDDKDVEAAVDMALVKYNEKLPSGNQLALYQILESSKAQNDSGTQYFVEFNSRVTDCPAGGDKVWRDCDYLPTGNKVPRPCKATVHMSETDKKVLAVFCDPVEAPVVAGRSTCLGCPREIDVESEDLKDPLTYSITRFNADSDSSHHFVLNSVGFATRQVVAGFRYRLMFDMRKSNCSKADHKELNDECHPDADVELAHCNSTVDVAPWRHETAEANVECAPGPLDNFEVFRRRPPGWSPLRNFNSFAEVKTTQASTASAKEESSEESQERSPTAVTMANTDPEPALPSVAPTTAAESPFHCPSKPWKQFVPPTTQRPAQDKSTTPLPVVEEGLSDLDMLWKK, encoded by the exons ATGAAACTTGGAGTGAGACTGTGTGTGCTGgtggtgttctctctccagctttgGGCTCCAGGACAGGGGCAGGAGCTGGAGCCAGAGCAGGTCCTGGCGTTCTGTGATGACAAAGATGTGGAGGCAGCTGTGGACATGGCCCTAGTCAAGTATAATGAGAAGCTTCCTTCTGGAAATCAACTAGCACTCTACCAGATTCTGGAGTCCTCAAAG GCTCAGAATGACTCTGGcactcagtactttgtggaaTTCAATAGCAGGGTCACTGACTGTCCAGCAGGGGGAGACAAAGTCTGGAGAGACTGTGACTACCTCCCCACCGGGAACAAG GTGCCAAGGCCTTGTAAGGCAACAGTGCACATGTCAGAGACAGATAAAAAGGTCCTGGCAGTTTTCTGTGACCCAG TGGAGGCCCCTGTTGTTGCTGGACGGTCCACATGTCTGGGGTGTCCTAGGGAGATTGATGTGGAGAGTGAGGACCTGAAGGATCCCTTGACATACTCCATCACCAGGTTCAATGCTGATTCTGACTCCAGTCACCACTTCGTCCTGAACAGTGTTGGTTTCGCTACTAGACAG GTGGTTGCTGGATTCAGGTATAGACTGATGTTCGATATGAGGAAAAGCAATTGCTCCAAAGCGGACCACAAAGAGCTGAACGACGAATGTCATCCAGATGCTGATGTG GAACTCGCTCACTGCAATTCCACTGTAGATGTGGCACCTTGGAGGCATGAGACTGCAGAAGCAAATGTGGAATGTGCACCGGGTCCCCTTGACAACTTT GAAGTCTTTAGAAGAAGACCTCCTGGATGGTCTCCCTTGAGGAACTTCAACAGTTTTGCTGAAGTTAAAACAACCCAAGCTTCTACTGCTTCAGCCAAAGAAGAGTCATCAGAGGAGTCTCAGGAGCGCAGCCCGACTGCTGTGACCATGGCTAACACAGACCCAGAGCCAGCCCTGCCCTCTGTGGCCCCCACCACTGCTGCTGAGAGCCCCTTCCACTGCCCCTCCAAGCCCTGGAAGCAGTTTGTCCCCCCAACAACCCAGAGGCCTGCACAGGACAAAAGCACAACACCTTTGCCAGTGGTAGAGGAGGGCTTAAGTGATTTAGACATGCTGTGGAAAAAATAA